From the genome of Oryza glaberrima chromosome 1, OglaRS2, whole genome shotgun sequence:
CCGCAACCCCACCACCAACTCCCCACTCACTCCACGACCCCACCATACCCTGGAGGCCGGGACCACCCACGCGtttccacccccacccccacccccaagcCAGAACCGAACGCCACACGCGATcccccgccggcgtcgccgtcgcactCCGTCCGCACCCGATCCCCACTGTCACAACTCGCAAGTCGCAACGCGCGCCTCGTCACGCGATAACCGCAGCGGCGGGTCGCGGTCGCCCCTCGGTCGTCTCCGCGGAGCGCGTCTACTACTCGTGCGCTTCTGCTTCCTGTTCAAACCCAACGCTCCACCACATCGCCTTCGTTCCCCACCCCGACTGACCCAGCCTCCAGTAGCCATGGGCAACCGCACgtcgcgccaccaccgcgccgctcccgagcagccgccgccccaGCCCAAGCCGAAGCctcagccgcagcagcagcagcagcagcagtggccgAGGCCGCAGCagccgaccccgccgccggcggcggcgccggacgcGGCGATGGGGAGGGTGCTGGGGCGGCCGATGGAGGACGTCCGCGCGACCTACACCTTCGGGCGCGAGCTCGGGCGGGGCCAGTTCGGGGTCACCTACCTCGTCACCCACAAGGCCACGGGGAAGCGCTTCGCCTGCAAGTCCATCGCCACGCGGAAGCTCGCCCACCGCGACGACATCGAGGACGTGCGCCGGGAGGTGCAGATCATGCACCACCTCACGGGCCACCGCAACATCGTCGAGCTCCGGGGCGCCTACGAGGACCGCCACTCGGTCAACCTCATCATGGAGCTCTGCGAGGGCGGGGAGCTCTTCGACCGCATCATCGCCCGGGGGCACTACtccgagcgcgccgccgccgcgctctgccgcgagatcgtcgccgtcgtgcacAGCTGCCACTCCATGGGGGTCTTCCACCGGGATCTCAAGCCGGAGAACTTTTTGTTCCTCAGTAAAAGCGAGGACTCGCCGCTCAAGGCCACTGACTTCGGTCTTTCCGTTTTCTTCAAGCCTGGTGCGTGCTCGAGGCTTCACTATCTCATTACAGAGGAATGGATCGCGAGATATTTCATTGTTCCAATGTTTGACTTCATGAGGATTTTGGGTTTACTTAGATCGAGTTGTTGGGTTTGACAGGTCTGAAAGTTTCACCGTTACTAGAATTAGGGGCTAGATGCAACGCTGCAAGTGCCATTATGTTTATACTTATAGATGTTCCAGATGCAGTGTTCTAGTTAGCATTGGATCCATCCACCTTACTCCACTATAGCCTGGGCAATCTCTGTGTTTGCGTTTACCGAGATGGCATTGTACATTTGCATGATTTGCACTTTAGGCACTGGATATTTTCCCCACTGGTAGCTAAATGCTGGCGGCATAGCATGCAAGATCTTCAAAAATGCACTCAGCAATATCAGAAATGCCATCTGAACTTAGTGGGTGAAGCTTGACTCTTCATTATGCAGAAATGTTGGTGACGGTGGAGGATTTTGTTGTTTTagtgtttttcttttacaaTGATGGTGGGGGATTCTTCATTCTGAACTTGGCTTTATTTTTCTTACACTTGGCATGTGCAAACTGAGTGCTATATGTCCCGTAGGGCCTCGTTGCTAAGTGCTACAAGATCTATTGCACTGGAACTCGTGGTTATGGACCCGAATTCTTTAGTATGGAACAATGTCTTTCCAAGTAAAAACCCCCAGTATATGAAAGAATGGAAAGGTGTTTTCGTTCTTTTCTTGTGGAATAAGAAGCCTCATACCTTAGTGGAAGgaaaataagatttttttttttcaattaggTTTTGACCAAATAGGATCGTCTGGTTCCTATAGAACCTATCACTAAAATACCCAATAGGACTAAGTGGAACGAAAAGGATTTTCCTTGAGATGGTAAATGAAAATGCCTATTGTGGATGTTGCAGGGGAGCATTTTAAGGACCTTGTTGGAAGTGCGTATTATGTTGCACCTGAGGTGCTGAAACGAAACTATGGAGCAGAGGCTGACATATGGAGTGCTGGCGTTATTCTTTACATCCTTCTTTCTGGTGTTCCACCTTTTTGGGCAGGTGAGGTGACGTTTGCCGCTTCTTATTTCAGTCAACTTTTTTTGCTTCTGTTGCTAACATAGATGTTCTACCTTCATTTTTTCAGAGAGTGAAGATGGTATATTTGATGCCGTATTACGTGGTCACATTGATTTCTCGTCTGAACCTTGGCCTTCGATATCCAATGGTGCAAAAGATTTGGTTAAGAAGATGTTGCGGCAAGACCCAAAAGAGCGCCTTACTTCTGCTGAAATTTTGAGTAAGTCCACCATAGCTCTTTAATGGCATTCTTATCAACAGAAAAATGCACACTTGTCTAGTAGTTCAGTAGCAAATTGATATTAAAACAATTCTTCTGGTTTCTTCCTATTGTACTTTTTCATGCAAAAGCCTTGACCTGTAGCTAGTAGTTACTGTAGTATCTCAGAGCGAAGACGCTCACTTTTAccgtccaatttttttttaaagagtatTCGGGTCTTTTTAATAGATAATTTCTGCTCTTGTTTCTATATAAACCGAGTTATCATTTTTACTGTTTGCAAATATAGTTAATGCAcctaatactttaaatatacaGACCACCCATGGATTAGAGAGGATGGAGAAGCCCCAGACAAGCCACTTGACATTACAGTTATCAGCAGGATGAAGCAGTTCAGGGCAATGAACAAGCTTAAGAAAGTTGCATTGAAGGTGTCTTCTGAGTATTTATTTTCGCTGCTACCAACTAGTATTGCATCATTAGATAATTCTGACCCTTTTGTTTATAAAACTAGGTTGTTGCAGAGAACTTGTCAGATGAAGAGATTACAGGCTTAAAAGAAATGTTCAGATCCTTGGATACTGATAACAGTGGGACAATAACTCTTGAGGAGCTAAGATCTGGTTTACCGAAACTTGGCACCAAAATTTCTGAATCAGAAATTAGACAGCTGATGGAGGCGGTATGTTTTTGCTCTGCAGGCAGACACTTGAGCtttcaattgattttttttttagataatggaatattaATATCCCAGTCACTGCACCCATAGATGCACAAAACTATAATCACTTATTACAAGTTTTCCACAGAAAGCGAAATAAATTAAACATAAAGCAGCATCCTGCCGAAGTGTTTGGCCTTTACTTCGGAGCGCCCGCTCATGGCTTGGTTTCCTATCGCTCCTATGTAGTGGTCGGCCTTAAAAGTATCTTTGGACTCTGGCAATCATGTGTGACTGCGGAGCGCCTATCGCGTGCACGTGCGCGTGCACGGCGAGAGAGAATACTAGTTATGCTTTGCCCAAAGGGACCGGAACAGTCTAGTCTCTAGCTGCCTAGCTTCGGCTATTTCAAGTGCCTGCTGAGCTTCTTCTGGATCAATGTTAGCAGCTGATCCTACTTAGAATGAAGCCACATTAAGCTTAATGTAGACTGAGACAGTAACAAGATGCTCATTTGAAAGGAATGGTTATATGGAAGAATTTGAGTATTTGGCAGTAGCATGTATACACAACTGTTCTGGTGGTTCCAGCACAtgctatcatatcattatttccTTGTTTTCCCAAACAGGCTGATGTTGATGGAAATGGAACCATTGACTATGCTGAGTTCATATCAGCGACAATGCACATGAACAGATTGGAGAAGGAAGACCACATACTTAAAGCATTTGAGTATTTTGATAAGGACCACAGCGGGTAACTTCAAATCGATTTTTTTTGGGTCTTGTTCTATCTGTTGTTTGTTAGTTCTCATTAATTTGCTAATTTTAAATCTCTCTGAGCAGATACATAACAGTAGATGAGTTGGAAGAAGCTCTGAAGAAGTATGATATGGGGGACGATAAAACGATTAAGGAAATCATCGCTGAAGTAGATACTGATCATGTAAGTATATTCTGTAACACATCTTAAAGCAAGCTCTTTGATAACAAAATGTGCATGTCCCAACCATCCTACAAGGAGAATGCCAAAGATTTCCAATCCTAAAGTACCTTTCTTAAGTAGAATTTGAGCTCAAACACAGGCTGCGAGGCCCATTTATTACAGTGctaatttttccattttttgtttTCACAGGATGGAAGAATTAACTACCAGGAGTTTGTCGCCATGATGAGGAACAACAACCCTGAGATTGCTCCCAACCGGCGGCGCATGTTCTAACTTCCTTTACAATTGTTGAAAGAATATTGTTTGGACATCTTTCCTCATTATATTCCAAGAACACCCCTTAAGAGGCTTGATCATCTGAGATCCATACACCTGTTGCCAGGGCTTGGACCCATTTGTACTCAAATGGAGTTGCGCGATATATCATTTGTAGATGCCTGGACCATCATGGATTTCTGAGTGCTGCTTTGTTATTCGTTGCCTCATCATTCAATTTGGAGTGTAACCTCAACGGGATGATCAGTTCAACTGCTCTTCCGAGCGTGTTGCGACTTGTGACTATATGCCACTTGATCGTTTGTATTAGATCAGGTGTTGTAAAACAGATTTTAGTGATAAGATCAGGCAAGGTTATATTATTCTGGAGAAACAGTTTAATCTTGCTTCTGAATTTCCCGGCCGTATGAGAACGTGCTATTCGAGCTGAAACCGTTCGATCTGTCCAGCAGTATTGCTCTCGCTGTTCTCGTCAGGACAAACCTTGCGCTTGCGCGTTTACTGGAGTTTCGCTTTGCACCATACTCTCACCTCACACTGCGCAAAGAACAATTTGGTCATCTAcagtatttaactatttatctaTGCACGCGTCATAAATCAACCAATAGATCCCTCATTTCTGAGCATGCTTCAAGGAGGCAAAAATTCAGTAgtctgcttttcttttttggcttttttttttcttctgtacaAACACATCATACAATCTACATGAATGAAAATGATGGTTGACATACTCCTTTTACATCCACTTATACTGAAAACTGTTATTCTATACCCATATATTAAACATTTAAGTCATCAGAAAGATGACATTAACATTAAGATATAAAAACTTTATCCAAAAGATTCATCTCTAGAGCACTAATATACAAGACACAGACATATTGTAGATGTAATCTGAATTCCGTGGTTGTACTTCGTTGTGACAGGGCTGGACAAACTGGAGGCTTGAAATTGATCAACGAACAGAAACGTTTTTCATCTTTCCCGACTTGTGCTTGACAAAGAAAGCAGCTAGCATACTTTTGGTACGGAGGGGAGCCTTTTGGATTTGACGCCCTCTTGGGTTGTCAAAAGAACTAAATGACGATAGATGCCTGACACCAGGTTGATCCTGCAAATACAGAACATGTGATTTCACATTAGTAGGAAATGATAATTTGAACCTGGAAAATTAAGAATTCCTAGAGAATGTAATGCTCATTTGCAAGTTTTACAGCATAAAAATAGTCAGGTCTTAAACCACTCATCAAGTTGTTTACCTTCATGCCAACATTATGCATAGCAAAATCAGAGCTGGCCAAGTTTGTCTGCAGATGCTTGGGCAATGGAGATGTTGATGGTTCCTTACCTGAAACAAAAGCAATTCCAAATGAGGTGTTAGCCACCTgtacaaattttataaactatCCAGAAGTCTGCCTAAGATACACTCAGTGCCAATCatgaaagtaaatcacactacTGGGGTGTACTAAGCAATAAAAGCAATTAAATAGAATGGTGGAAAACCTCTCGATGCAGGTTTTGTAGCCTTTGTTTCTTCTAGgctgaaaaaaatagagaaacagAATTACACAGGAAGAATCATAGAGTAAGCGACCAAATTCACAATAGGCAAAATAGAGCTGGAATGCTTACACAAATTCAGATTGGCGTGCTCCATTGGTTTTGGAGTTTTTCTCTGAAGCCAAATGCCAGAAAAGGGTTTTTGCTGAAGAGAAAAAACCATTTTAGTGCAGGTACTTTATATCAAGATTTAATTGTGTGCTGAGTGCCAAGAAATTGCACCTGAGGGATAAGGCCTAGGCCTTGAGTCAATATCAGCATCAGTTTGCATCTCAGAGAAAGCCTGCATTCTTTTGTTCGCCAAAGCTGAGCTCATAGAGAAAAAATAGCAAGTTAAATTAGGTGCTAATAGTTTCTTCAGTAGAGAATTACATCTTTTTTTACACGTCCTTACTCGGTACAATGTAATGTTTGTGATGTCTTGTGGCGGTTCCAGTCATCTGCTGCTGCCTAATGCCTTCTTTAT
Proteins encoded in this window:
- the LOC127763556 gene encoding calcium-dependent protein kinase 1, which translates into the protein MGNRTSRHHRAAPEQPPPQPKPKPQPQQQQQQQWPRPQQPTPPPAAAPDAAMGRVLGRPMEDVRATYTFGRELGRGQFGVTYLVTHKATGKRFACKSIATRKLAHRDDIEDVRREVQIMHHLTGHRNIVELRGAYEDRHSVNLIMELCEGGELFDRIIARGHYSERAAAALCREIVAVVHSCHSMGVFHRDLKPENFLFLSKSEDSPLKATDFGLSVFFKPGEHFKDLVGSAYYVAPEVLKRNYGAEADIWSAGVILYILLSGVPPFWAESEDGIFDAVLRGHIDFSSEPWPSISNGAKDLVKKMLRQDPKERLTSAEILNHPWIREDGEAPDKPLDITVISRMKQFRAMNKLKKVALKVVAENLSDEEITGLKEMFRSLDTDNSGTITLEELRSGLPKLGTKISESEIRQLMEAADVDGNGTIDYAEFISATMHMNRLEKEDHILKAFEYFDKDHSGYITVDELEEALKKYDMGDDKTIKEIIAEVDTDHDGRINYQEFVAMMRNNNPEIAPNRRRMF
- the LOC127763566 gene encoding probable protein ABIL1; protein product: MQQQQAWAAGLGGLAVAGVGEEGGGGGPAPTTVDEASMERSKSFVKALQELKNLRPQLYSASEYCEKSYLHSEQKQMVLDNLKDYAVRALVNAVDHLGTVAYKLTDLYEQQASEVSTLELKVACLNQQVLTCQTYTDKEGIRQQQMTGTATRHHKHYIVPTLANKRMQAFSEMQTDADIDSRPRPYPSAKTLFWHLASEKNSKTNGARQSEFVLEETKATKPASRGKEPSTSPLPKHLQTNLASSDFAMHNVGMKDQPGVRHLSSFSSFDNPRGRQIQKAPLRTKSMLAAFFVKHKSGKMKNVSVR